A stretch of the Triticum aestivum cultivar Chinese Spring unplaced genomic scaffold, IWGSC CS RefSeq v2.1 scaffold42777, whole genome shotgun sequence genome encodes the following:
- the LOC123174765 gene encoding disease resistance protein Pik-2-like, translated as MELVVGASNTTMRSLLGKLGGLLAQEYALMSGVRGDVQYINDELASMQAFLRDLSTAPDRHDNRLKDWMKQIRDMGYDIEDCIDDFAHRIPRDPSSDFKCLFIRTRFYELRTWWPRRNIASKIAELKVRAQQIGKRRRRYGVDNPINLNNGPLVRAVTYEIAEHQLTGHQLIVTKEPVGVTADMKKLEDWLDLDKPVEMCDKERIVLSIAGFGGVGKTTIAMALYQNARDKFDCRASVTVSQNYDQGAVLRMILKQVKPHESDPNIEGRSHSELMEELKTYLAEKRYLLLIDDIWSAQTWENIRKCLPHNDKKGSRVIVTTRFQAVGSAACSRRAEINFLHSVDFLSDEESKKLFDQSVSESNNNIGSEKELPPEDVWKICRGLPLAIVTMAGIVASNPRKSIKDWKEACNSLFPELMPSLTLDGVTRILDYCYNDLPADLRTCSLYLSIFPKGSKISRKRFTRRLIAEGFVSEKQGLSDEEVAETYFNQLIKRKIIRPVEHSSNGKIKSFQVHDMVLEYIVSKSSEENFITVVGGHWLVPMPTNKIRRLSVQSSGSEHGNSTKHMNLSQVRSLTMFRSLDQLHFHSFNNGILQVLDLEGCKGLKEKHLNDMCRMLVLKYLSLRQTDISKIPSKIAKLEYLETLDLRETNVTELPKSAGQLKRIINIFGGNKSSRKGLKLPQEITKETMKALRVLSGIEIDDKSTGVAGLHQLTGLRKLAIYKLRLQKGSETLTQLGSAIEYLGSCGLQTLVLNDEGSDFINLLDTMSGAPPRYLSALELSGNLKDVPQWITKLSNLNKLTLSVTVLRTDTFVLLRDLPLLFSLTFSLSAAKQDEAIVDIIDDNKSQSGGVIYVPGEGFKSLKLLRFFAPLVPKLSFPEDAMPALERIEMRFEAFEGLFGVDTLKSLKEVHLRVNSTADDITNFIVDDLKAIKAPKIIVDHVISS; from the exons ATGGAGTTGGTAGTAGGTGCCTCAAACACTACCATGAGGTCTCTCCTGGGCAAGCTGGGTGGCCTTCTTGCCCAGGAGTATGCTCTGATGAGTGGAGTCCGTGGCGATGTTCAGTACATCAATGATGAGCTTGCAAGCATGCAGGCCTTTCTCCGTGACCTGAGCACTGCCCCAGACCGTCATGACAACCGGCTCAAGGACTGGATGAAGCAGATCCGTGACATGGGCTATGACATTGAAGATTGCATTGATGACTTTGCCCACCGCATCCCCCGAGATCCCAGCAGTGATTTCAAATGCTTATTCATCAGGACAAGATTCTACGAACTCCGGACGTGGTGGCCTCGCCGTAACATTGCGTCCAAGATTGCTGAACTCAAGGTGCGGGCGCAACAGATTGGTAAGCGCCGTAGACGATATGGAGTGGACAACCCAATCAACTTGAACAATGGTCCTCTTGTTCGTGCTGTTACGTACGAAATTGCTGAGCATCAGCTCACAGGCCATCAGCTCATTGTTACGAAGGAACCTGTGGGGGTGACGGCTGACATGAAGAAGCTCGAGGATTGGTTGGACTTGGACAAACCTGTTGAAATGTGTGATAAGGAGCGAATTGTTCTGTCCATAGCCGGATTTGGCGGCGTGGGGAAGACCACTATTGCGATGGCGTTGTACCAAAATGCCAGGGATAAATTTGATTGTCGGGCATCGGTCACAGTATCTCAAAACTATGATCAGGGTGCAGTGCTCAGGATGATTCTGAAACAAGTCAAGCCACACGAGAGTGATCCCAATATTGAAGGAAGGAGCCACAGCGAACTCATGGAAGAACTAAAAACTTATCTGGCCGAAAAGAG ATATCTCCTCCTGATTGATGACATATGGTCTGCACAAACATGGGAGAATATCAGAAAATGCTTGCCACATAATGATAAAAAAGGCAGCAGAGTAATAGTGACTACAAGATTTCAGGCTGTTGGTAGTGCTGCTTGCTCACGAAGAGCAGAAATTAATTTTCTTCATTCAGTCGATTTTCTTAGTGATGAAGAGTCTAAAAAATTGTTTGATCAAAGTGTTTCTGAATCCAACAACAACATAGGTAGTGAGAAAGAACTCCCACCTGAAGATGTATGGAAAATATGCAGGGGTCTGCCTTTGGCCATAGTTACCATGGCTGGTATTGTTGCTAGCAACCCTCGCAAATCCATCAAAGACTGGAAAGAGGCATGTAACTCATTATTTCCAGAGTTGATGCCTTCTCTGACCCTGGATGGTGTTACAAGGATACTCGATTATTGCTACAATGATTTGCCTGCAGATCTCAGGACCTGCTCTTTGTACCTGAGCATATTTCCTAAGGGTTCAAAAATTAGTAGGAAGCGTTTCACCCGGAGGTTGATAGCCGAAGGTTTCGTTAGTGAGAAGCAAGGCTTGTCAGATGAAGAAGTTGCAGAAACATACTTTAATCAGCTGATAAAAAGGAAGATAATACGTCCAGTGGAGCACAGCAGCAACGGGAAGATAAAAAGCTTTCAAGTGCATGATATGGTCCTTGAATATATTGTTTCGAAGTCAAGCGAAGAGAATTTTATTACTGTGGTTGGTGGCCACTGGCTGGTGCCAATGCCGACCAATAAAATCCGCCGACTCTCTGTACAAAGCAGTGGTTCTGAGCATGGGAATTCAACGAAACACATGAACTTATCGCAAGTGCGATCTCTGACCATGTTCCGGAGCCTAGACCAACTTCATTTCCATTCTTTCAATAATGGAATTTTACAAGTCCTGGATCTTGAGGGTTGCAAGGGTTTGAAAGAGAAACATCTGAATGACATGTGTAGAATGCTTGTACTGAAGTATTTGAGCCTTAGGCAGACAGATATTTCCAAAATACCCTCTAAGATTGCAAAACTCGAGTACCTAGAAACTCTTGACCTAAGGGAGACGAATGTTACTGAGCTCCCAAAATCTGCAGGACAGCTCAAACGGATAATTAATATATTTGGCGGGAATAAAAGCTCAAGGAAGGGTTTAAAGTTGCCTCAAGAGATAACTAAGGAGACAATGAAAGCACTCCGTGTACTGTCAGGGATCGAGATTGATGACAAATCAACAGGTGTTGCTGGCCTCCATCAATTGACGGGGCTTAGGAAGCTTGCAATTTACAAGCTCAGATTACAGAAGGGTAGTGAAACCTTGACACAGTTAGGCTCTGCTATCGAGTATCTTGGCAGCTGTGGTCTGCAGACtctggtgctcaacgacgagggaTCTGATTTTATCAACTTGTTGGACACCATGTCCGGCGCACCTCCAAGATACCTCAGTGCCCTTGAGCTCTCTGGCAATTTGAAAGATGTTCCCCAGTGGATTACCAAACTCAGTAACCTCAACAAGTTGACCCTTTCTGTGACAGTTCTCCGGACAGATACTTTTGTGCTCCTGCGCGACCTGCCTTTGTTGTTTTCCCTCACCTTTTCGCTGAGTGCAGCGAAGCAGGATGAGGCCATAGTGGACATCATTGATGATAACAAATCACAGTCTGGTGGGGTAATCTACGTTCCAGGTGAGGGATTCAAGAGTCTTAAGCTGCTTCGCTTCTTTGCACCTCTAGTGCCAAAGCTGAGCTTCCCAGAAGATGCAATGCCAGcacttgaaaggatcgagatgcgGTTCGAAGCCTTTGAGGGCCTTTTCGGTGTTGACACCCTGAAAAGTCTCAAGGAGGTGCACCTCAGAGTCAATAGCACAGCAGATGACATAACCAACTTCATAGTAGATGATTTGAAGGCCATCAAGGCGCCAAAGATAATCGTGGATCATGTTATCAGCAGCTGA